A stretch of the Nicotiana tabacum cultivar K326 chromosome 6, ASM71507v2, whole genome shotgun sequence genome encodes the following:
- the LOC107815477 gene encoding vignain-like precursor (The RefSeq protein has 2 substitutions compared to this genomic sequence), whose protein sequence is MKKLFLVLFSLALVLRLGESFDFHEKELETEEKLWELYERWRSHHTVSRSLDEKDKRFNVFKANVHYVHNFNKKDKPYKLKLNKFADMTNHEFRHHYAGSKIKHHRSFLGASRANGTFMYANVEDVPPSVDWRKKGAVTPVKDQGKCGSCWAFSTVVAVEGINQIKTNELVSLSEQELVDCDTSQNQGCNGGLMDMAFEFIKKKGGINTEENYPYMAEGGECDIQKRNSPVVSIDGYEDVPPNDEDSLLKAVANQPVSVAIQASGSDFQFYSEGVFTGDCGTELDHGVAIVGYGTTLDGTKYWIVRNSWGPEWGEKGYIRMQREIDAEEGLCGIAMQPSYPIKTSSSNPTGSPATAPKDEL, encoded by the exons ATGAAGAAGTTATTTCTGGTTCTTTTCTCTTTGGCTTTGGTACTTAGGCTTGGGGAGAGTTTCGATTTCCACGAGAAGGAGTTGGAAACTGAGGAAAAATTGTGGGAGTTGTATGAGAGATGGAGAAGCCATCACACTGTATCGAGGAGCCTTGATGAGAAAGACAAGAGGTTCAATGTGTTCAAGGCTAATGTACACTATGTTCACAACTTCAACAAGAAGGATAAGCCTTATAAGTTGAAATTGAACAAGTTTGCAGACATGACTAACCATGAATTCAGACACCATTATGCTGGTTCCAAGATTAAGCATCATCGTTCTTTTCTTGGAGCTTCACGAGCAAATGGAACTTTCATGTACGCCAATGTGGAAGATGTCCCTCCCTCTGTTGACTGGAGGAAGAAGGGTGCTGTTACTCCTGTCAAAGACCAAGGCAAATGTG GAAGTTGCTGGGCATTTTCAACTGTCGTTGCAGTAGAGGGGATAAACCAAATCAAAACAAATGAGTTAGTATCTTTATCAGAACAAGAACTTGTTGACTGTGACACTAGTCAAAACCAAGGATGCAATGGAGGGTTGATGGACATGGCATTTGAATTCATCAAGAAGAAGGGAGGCATCAATACTGAAGAGAACTATCCATACATGGCTGAAGGTGGCGAGTGTGATATTCAAAAG AGGAATTCTCCTGTGGTATCAATTGACGGATATGAGGATGTTCCTCCTAATGATGAGGATTCCCTACTTAAAGCAGTAGCCAACCAGCCTGTTTCTGTAGCTATACAAGCTTCAGGTTCTGACTTCCAGTTCTACTCTGAG GGTGTATTCACCGGAGACTGTGGTACTGAGTTGGACCACGGGGTGGCAATTGTGGGCTATGGCACAACCCTTGACAGAACCAAATACTGGATTGTGAAGAACTCGTGGGGACCTGAATGGGGAGAAAAAGGATACATTAGGATGCAACGCGAAATTGATGCTGAGGAGGGGTTGTGTGGTATAGCAATGCAACCATCTTACCCCATCAAGACTTCATCAAGCAACCCCACAGGGTCTCCTGCAACAGCACCTAAGGATGAACTCTAA
- the LOC107815479 gene encoding peptide methionine sulfoxide reductase has protein sequence MASKQEASSKSTNPALDPDLDNPDHPGLEFAQFAAGCFWGVELAFQRIDGVVKTEVGYSQGHVHDPNYKIVCSGTTDHAEVIRIQFDPNVCPYTNLLSLFWSRIDPTALNRQGNDVGNQYRSGIYYYNEAQAQLARESLEAKQKEFKDKKIVTEILPAKRFYRAEEYHQQYLEKGGGRGAKQSAAKGCNDPIRCYG, from the exons ATGGCTTCTAAACAAGAGGCTAGCAGCAAGTCAACCAACCCAGCACTGGATCCGGATCTGGACAACCCGGATCACCCGGGTCTGGAGTTTGCCCAGTTTGCTGCAGGCTGCTTCTGGGGAGTGGAATTGGCATTTCAGAGGATTGATGGAGTAGTGAAGACGGAGGTAGGCTACTCTCAGGGCCATGTCCACGACCCAAATTACAAGATCGTTTGCTCCGGAACCACCGACCATGCAGAGGTGATTCGGATCCAGTTTGACCCGAATGTCTGCCCATATACCAATCTGCTTTCTCTCTTTTGGAGTCGCATTGACCCCACCGCTCTAAATCGCCAG GGTAATGATGTGGGGAATCAATACCGCTCAGGAATATACTACTATAATGAGGCTCAGGCTCAACTCGCAAGGGAATCATTGGAAGCTAAGCAGAAGGAATTTAAGGATAAGAAGATTGTCACAGAAATTCTTCCTGCAAAGAGATTTTATAGAGCTGAAGAGTATCACCAACAATATTTAGAAAAGGGTGGTGGCAGAGGTGCCAAGCAGTCAGCTGCAAAGGGCTGCAATGACCCAATAAGGTGCTACGGTTGA